In the genome of Segatella copri, one region contains:
- a CDS encoding DNA topoisomerase 3 — protein MIVCIAEKPSVAKDIARIIGATSARDGYMEGNGYQVTWTFGHLCELKEPDDYTPMWKHWSLAALPMIPQRFGIKLINDEGIKKQFATIEKLMQAADSIINCGDAGQEGELIQRWVMQKAQAKCPVKRLWISSMTDEAIKQGFQELKDQGEYQSLYLAGLSRAIGDWILGMNATRLYTLKYGQNRQVLSIGRVQTPTLALIVNRQKEIDNFVSEPYWVLATIYRDTQFTATSGKFTSKEEGEKAFSTIAGKPFTVTDVSKKKGNEAPPHLYDLTSLQVDCNKKFAYSADITLKLIQSLYEKKYTTYPRVDTQFLTDDIYPKCPQILNGVSQARIASQQKYLPLIQQLAATGKKLPKSKKVFDNSKVTDHHAIIPTGVPPTGLTDMEANVYDLIAKRFISVFYPDCKFSTTTVLGEVINEDGPKPEKIEFKVSGKEILEPGWRVVYAKDAKNADDDDADNANGNDGGNAGDGNGNGAKKEVVEERTLPSFVKGESGDHQPTLTEKWTTPPKYYTEATLLRAMETAGKFVEDEELRAALKENGIGRPSSRAGIIETLFKRHYIRRQRKNLMATPTGIELIDTIHEELLKSCELTGIWEKKLRDIEHKTYDPAEFINGLKEQINQIVIDVLSDNSSRRVTIMTEEDLKKKPEKKKTATKKPEAKKAPAKKKDEADPLVGKPCPLCGKGVIIKGKTAYGCSNWKSGCQYRQPFSQM, from the coding sequence ATGATAGTTTGTATAGCAGAGAAACCTAGCGTGGCTAAGGACATCGCCCGAATCATCGGGGCTACGTCGGCGCGCGACGGTTATATGGAAGGTAATGGTTACCAAGTAACATGGACTTTCGGCCACCTTTGTGAGCTGAAAGAACCGGATGATTATACTCCGATGTGGAAACATTGGAGCCTTGCGGCGTTGCCGATGATTCCACAGCGCTTCGGCATCAAGCTCATCAACGATGAAGGCATCAAGAAGCAGTTTGCCACCATCGAAAAACTGATGCAGGCTGCCGACAGCATCATCAACTGCGGTGACGCCGGACAGGAAGGAGAACTCATCCAGAGATGGGTGATGCAGAAGGCGCAGGCGAAATGCCCCGTCAAGAGACTGTGGATTTCATCCATGACCGATGAAGCCATCAAGCAGGGCTTCCAGGAACTGAAAGACCAGGGGGAATATCAGTCGCTCTATCTTGCCGGACTTTCACGTGCCATCGGCGACTGGATTCTCGGCATGAACGCCACCCGACTTTACACATTGAAATATGGTCAGAACAGACAGGTGCTCAGCATCGGTAGAGTGCAGACCCCTACCCTTGCACTCATCGTGAACCGCCAGAAGGAAATCGACAACTTCGTTTCCGAGCCTTACTGGGTACTCGCCACCATCTACCGCGACACCCAGTTTACGGCAACCAGCGGCAAGTTTACCAGCAAGGAGGAAGGCGAGAAGGCTTTCAGCACCATCGCCGGAAAACCCTTCACCGTTACGGATGTAAGCAAGAAGAAGGGAAACGAGGCGCCGCCTCATCTCTACGACCTCACCTCGCTGCAGGTGGATTGCAACAAGAAGTTTGCCTACTCTGCCGATATTACGCTGAAGCTCATCCAGAGTCTCTACGAGAAGAAGTACACCACTTATCCTCGTGTAGATACCCAGTTTCTCACAGACGATATCTATCCGAAATGTCCGCAGATTCTGAATGGTGTGAGCCAGGCAAGAATAGCCAGTCAGCAGAAATATCTGCCGCTCATCCAGCAGCTCGCCGCCACCGGAAAGAAGTTGCCTAAGAGCAAGAAGGTATTCGATAACAGCAAGGTGACCGACCACCACGCCATCATCCCAACCGGTGTTCCGCCAACCGGACTCACCGATATGGAGGCGAACGTGTATGATCTCATCGCCAAGCGATTCATCAGCGTGTTCTATCCGGATTGTAAATTCTCTACCACCACCGTATTAGGCGAGGTAATCAACGAAGACGGACCAAAACCGGAAAAGATAGAGTTCAAGGTGAGCGGCAAGGAAATTCTGGAACCAGGCTGGCGGGTGGTTTATGCCAAGGATGCGAAGAATGCCGATGACGACGATGCTGATAATGCCAACGGAAATGATGGCGGAAATGCAGGCGATGGAAACGGAAACGGTGCCAAGAAGGAAGTGGTAGAAGAAAGAACCCTCCCCTCTTTCGTGAAAGGCGAATCGGGAGACCATCAGCCTACCCTGACAGAGAAATGGACCACGCCGCCTAAGTATTACACCGAGGCAACCCTGCTCCGTGCGATGGAGACAGCGGGTAAATTCGTGGAAGACGAGGAACTTCGTGCAGCCTTGAAGGAGAACGGCATCGGCCGTCCATCCTCCCGTGCCGGCATCATCGAGACTCTCTTCAAGCGCCACTACATCCGCCGCCAGCGCAAGAACCTGATGGCAACACCAACGGGCATCGAGCTGATAGACACCATCCACGAGGAACTCCTGAAGAGTTGTGAACTGACCGGTATCTGGGAGAAGAAACTCCGCGACATCGAGCACAAGACCTACGACCCAGCCGAGTTCATCAATGGTTTGAAAGAGCAGATTAACCAGATTGTCATCGATGTACTATCGGATAACAGCAGCCGAAGAGTCACCATCATGACAGAGGAAGATCTCAAGAAAAAACCGGAAAAGAAGAAAACGGCGACAAAGAAACCAGAAGCGAAGAAGGCTCCAGCCAAGAAAAAGGATGAAGCCGACCCATTGGTAGGCAAACCATGTCCGCTCTGCGGCAAGGGTGTCATCATCAAGGGCAAGACCGCCTACGGTTGCAGCAACTGGAAATCCGGCTGCCAATACCGCCAGCCATTCTCGCAGATGTAA
- a CDS encoding lactate utilization protein B: protein MSTEHSKRAAKFTQNVEKTTWHDATFWSVRQKRDKMAQELPEWEDLREHASEIKMHTITHLADYLDMFSKNLESRGVKVHWAKDAQEFNEIVLGILKDHNVKKMVKSKSMLTEECEMNPYLEQHGIDVVETDLGERIIQLLHQKPSHIVMPAIHLKREEVGKMFEEKGISKEIGNYDPTYLTRCARHHLRDQFMEAGAGMTGCNFGVAATGDCVVCTNEGNADMTTSMPKLHIVAMGIEKLVPDYKSLAVFQRLLCRCGTGQPTTAFTSHFRQARPGAEMHVVLVDNGRSDILADKDHWQTLKCMRCGACMNTCPVYRRSGGYSYTYFIPGPIGVNLGMLKNPQKYSDNVSACTLCLSCDNVCPSKVGPGSQIYAWRQSLERLGKANPVKRAMSNGMKYLFDRPALYTTALQFAPLVNLVPECCTHFSNWNAWGIGHAMPEFAKKSFHQLWKEGKVK, encoded by the coding sequence ATGAGTACAGAACATTCCAAGAGAGCTGCGAAGTTTACGCAGAATGTAGAGAAGACCACCTGGCACGACGCTACCTTCTGGTCTGTTCGTCAGAAGAGAGATAAGATGGCGCAGGAACTTCCTGAGTGGGAAGACCTACGCGAGCATGCGTCTGAAATCAAGATGCACACCATCACCCATCTTGCCGATTACCTCGATATGTTTTCCAAGAATCTGGAGAGCCGTGGGGTAAAGGTGCACTGGGCAAAGGATGCGCAGGAGTTTAACGAGATTGTGCTCGGCATTCTGAAAGATCATAACGTGAAGAAGATGGTGAAGTCGAAGTCGATGCTCACCGAGGAGTGCGAGATGAATCCTTACCTGGAGCAGCACGGCATTGACGTGGTGGAGACCGACCTGGGTGAGCGCATCATCCAGCTCCTGCACCAGAAGCCAAGCCACATCGTGATGCCTGCCATCCACCTGAAACGTGAGGAAGTGGGAAAGATGTTCGAGGAGAAGGGAATCTCCAAGGAAATTGGAAACTACGATCCTACTTATCTGACCCGCTGCGCCCGCCATCATCTGCGCGACCAGTTTATGGAAGCTGGAGCAGGTATGACCGGCTGCAACTTTGGCGTGGCTGCCACCGGCGATTGCGTGGTCTGCACCAACGAGGGTAATGCCGATATGACCACTTCCATGCCTAAGCTCCACATCGTGGCGATGGGTATCGAGAAGCTGGTTCCTGACTATAAGTCACTGGCTGTATTCCAGCGTCTGCTCTGCCGCTGCGGAACCGGTCAGCCTACCACCGCCTTCACTTCTCATTTCCGTCAGGCTCGTCCGGGTGCCGAGATGCATGTGGTTCTGGTGGATAATGGCAGAAGCGATATTCTTGCCGACAAGGACCACTGGCAGACCTTGAAGTGCATGCGCTGCGGAGCCTGCATGAATACCTGTCCGGTTTATCGCCGTTCGGGCGGATACAGTTACACCTATTTCATTCCGGGTCCTATCGGTGTGAACCTGGGAATGCTGAAGAATCCTCAGAAGTACAGCGACAATGTTTCAGCCTGCACCTTGTGCTTGTCTTGCGACAATGTATGTCCTTCCAAGGTGGGCCCTGGTTCTCAGATTTACGCTTGGCGCCAGAGTCTGGAGAGATTGGGCAAGGCTAATCCTGTGAAGAGAGCAATGTCGAATGGTATGAAGTATCTCTTCGACCGTCCTGCGCTCTACACCACCGCCCTGCAGTTTGCTCCGCTTGTCAACCTGGTTCCTGAATGCTGCACGCACTTCAGCAATTGGAATGCCTGGGGCATCGGTCACGCCATGCCTGAGTTTGCGAAGAAGAGTTTTCATCAATTATGGAAGGAGGGGAAAGTAAAATGA
- a CDS encoding LutC/YkgG family protein, giving the protein MKKEDFLNKLRKNTHVQFDMPAVDVKGIQYEDTLKQFIEMTESVGGHVIEAKEGESLDELVKKAYPEAKVFASHLPEITIAQKNPDTVAEANDLNGTDVGIVRGEVGVAENGCIWIPQTMKEKAVLFISEYLVIVLEKDKVVNNMHEAYARIEMDPKYNFGIFISGPSKTADIEQALVMGAQAARGVTVVLV; this is encoded by the coding sequence ATGAAAAAAGAAGATTTCCTGAACAAGTTGCGTAAGAATACGCACGTTCAATTCGATATGCCTGCCGTAGATGTCAAGGGAATCCAGTATGAGGATACCTTGAAGCAGTTTATTGAGATGACTGAGTCTGTGGGAGGTCATGTGATTGAGGCGAAGGAGGGCGAAAGCCTGGACGAACTGGTGAAGAAGGCTTATCCTGAAGCCAAGGTCTTTGCCTCTCATCTGCCTGAAATCACCATCGCACAGAAGAATCCTGATACCGTGGCTGAGGCCAACGACCTGAATGGTACCGATGTGGGTATTGTCCGTGGAGAAGTGGGTGTAGCCGAGAATGGCTGCATCTGGATTCCTCAGACCATGAAGGAGAAAGCTGTGCTTTTCATCTCAGAATATCTCGTCATCGTCCTGGAGAAAGATAAGGTGGTGAACAATATGCACGAGGCTTATGCCCGCATTGAGATGGATCCGAAGTACAATTTCGGTATCTTCATCTCCGGTCCTTCCAAGACTGCCGATATTGAGCAGGCATTGGTGATGGGTGCGCAGGCAGCCAGAGGCGTAACCGTAGTGCTAGTATAA
- a CDS encoding (Fe-S)-binding protein: MKVGLFVPCYVDALYPEAGVATYKLLKHYGLDVGYPEKQTCCGQPMANAGFQDKSEKVIETFDELFKDYDYIVAPSASCAAYVKVYYPKILEGKHECISSKKIMDVVEFLHDVLKVDHVPGKFPHVVSVHNSCHGVRELGLSSPSERHIKPFNKIIDLLNMVEGITIHEPERKDECCGFGGMFSIEEPAVSIRMGEDKIKRHMATGAEYVTGPDSSCLMHMAGIAKKEKMPIKFIHVVQILAAGL; the protein is encoded by the coding sequence ATGAAAGTCGGATTATTCGTCCCTTGTTATGTGGATGCCTTATACCCTGAAGCGGGTGTGGCTACATACAAGTTATTAAAGCACTACGGACTGGATGTCGGCTATCCCGAAAAGCAGACTTGCTGCGGTCAGCCGATGGCTAACGCGGGTTTTCAGGACAAGTCGGAGAAGGTCATAGAGACATTTGATGAGCTTTTCAAGGATTACGATTACATCGTAGCTCCTTCAGCTTCATGTGCCGCTTACGTAAAGGTGTATTACCCTAAGATTCTGGAGGGTAAGCACGAGTGTATTTCATCAAAGAAGATTATGGATGTTGTGGAGTTCCTTCACGATGTGCTGAAGGTGGATCATGTGCCGGGCAAATTCCCGCACGTGGTGAGTGTGCACAACAGTTGCCATGGTGTGCGGGAACTGGGCTTGTCGTCGCCATCTGAGCGACACATCAAGCCATTCAACAAGATTATCGACCTGTTGAATATGGTGGAAGGCATTACCATCCACGAACCGGAGCGCAAGGATGAGTGCTGCGGATTCGGCGGTATGTTCTCTATCGAGGAGCCTGCCGTTTCTATCCGAATGGGAGAGGATAAGATCAAGCGCCACATGGCTACGGGTGCCGAATATGTCACCGGACCGGATTCTTCCTGTCTGATGCACATGGCGGGTATTGCCAAGAAGGAGAAGATGCCGATTAAGTTTATCCATGTTGTTCAAATTTTAGCTGCAGGATTATGA
- a CDS encoding GNAT family N-acetyltransferase produces the protein MITIKRYDSITDRERWNQFVAQSKQATFLLHRSYMDYHSDRFHDHSLMIFRNDKLYALLPANENEDTFYSHQGLTYAGLITNEKASAEDVCLVFVAINKYLKQAGFRKCIYKPIPWIYQQQPAEEDLYALFKECHAQICVRNISAVINLKHPLKWYNIRKSGARKALAKGIVVEESEDYESFWNILSENLMNTYHAHPVHTLQEIKQLQSSLPENIKLFVAREETGKMLGGTVLYISPKVVHTQYISASEEGKQQHALDALFQYLIQTRYKDFDYFDFGTSNEEGGKVLNTSLIYQKEGFGGRGVAYDTYEWTL, from the coding sequence ATGATAACGATCAAGAGATACGATTCCATCACCGACCGTGAAAGATGGAACCAGTTTGTGGCGCAGTCCAAGCAAGCCACCTTCCTTCTCCACCGCTCGTACATGGATTATCACAGCGACCGTTTCCATGACCACTCGCTCATGATTTTCCGCAACGACAAACTCTATGCCCTGCTCCCTGCCAATGAGAACGAAGACACGTTCTATTCTCACCAGGGACTTACCTATGCCGGACTGATTACCAACGAGAAGGCGTCGGCAGAAGATGTCTGTCTGGTTTTCGTTGCCATCAACAAATATCTGAAGCAGGCAGGTTTCCGCAAGTGCATCTACAAGCCTATCCCCTGGATTTACCAGCAGCAGCCAGCCGAAGAAGATCTCTATGCCCTTTTCAAGGAATGCCATGCGCAAATCTGCGTCAGGAACATTTCGGCAGTCATCAACCTGAAGCATCCGCTGAAATGGTATAATATCAGGAAGTCGGGTGCCAGGAAGGCTTTAGCGAAAGGCATCGTCGTCGAGGAAAGCGAGGATTACGAATCGTTCTGGAACATTCTGAGCGAGAATCTGATGAACACCTATCATGCCCATCCCGTTCATACATTGCAAGAGATTAAACAGCTCCAGTCTTCTCTTCCGGAAAACATCAAACTGTTTGTTGCTCGGGAGGAAACGGGAAAGATGCTCGGCGGAACCGTTTTGTACATCAGCCCAAAAGTGGTGCATACGCAGTATATTTCGGCTTCGGAAGAGGGAAAGCAGCAGCATGCGCTCGACGCCCTGTTCCAATATCTCATCCAGACGAGATACAAGGATTTCGATTATTTCGATTTCGGAACATCGAATGAAGAAGGGGGAAAGGTACTCAACACCAGCCTCATCTACCAGAAAGAAGGTTTTGGAGGAAGAGGAGTGGCTTATGATACCTATGAATGGACATTATAA
- the purT gene encoding formate-dependent phosphoribosylglycinamide formyltransferase, translating into MKKIMLLGSGELGKEFTIAAKRAGQYVIACDKYDNAPAMQVADEREVFSMLDGDALTAVVEKHHPDIIVPEIEAIRTERLFDFEKEGIQVVPSARAVNYTMNRRAIRDLAAKELGLRTAKYFYAKTFEEFKNAADEIGFPCVVKPLMSSSGHGQSYVHNDDELMEAYKEAMEEGRGDVKEVIIEEFIDFDSEFTLLTVTQKNGPTLFCPPIGHVQKGGDYRESWQPFHLPEEALKKAEHIAGEVTKALTGAGLWGVEFFLSKQGEVIFSELSPRPHDTGMVTLGHTTNLSEFELHFRAVMGLPIAGIHLEHIGCSAVILSPEESTEPLNYNMLDALKEDHTRIRIFGKPEAHVGRRMGVVLCYGEKGDDLNQLRDKAKRLAKTVLGTDPYMKK; encoded by the coding sequence ATGAAGAAGATTATGCTTTTGGGCTCAGGCGAACTGGGCAAGGAATTCACCATCGCCGCAAAGCGCGCAGGACAGTATGTCATCGCTTGCGACAAGTATGACAATGCACCAGCCATGCAGGTAGCCGACGAGCGAGAAGTGTTCTCGATGCTCGATGGCGACGCATTGACCGCAGTGGTTGAGAAACATCACCCAGACATCATCGTGCCTGAGATTGAAGCTATCCGCACCGAGCGACTCTTCGACTTCGAGAAGGAGGGCATCCAGGTTGTGCCTTCGGCACGTGCCGTGAACTACACCATGAACCGCCGTGCCATCCGCGACCTGGCTGCCAAGGAACTGGGGCTGCGCACAGCCAAGTATTTCTATGCCAAGACTTTCGAGGAGTTCAAGAACGCAGCCGACGAAATCGGATTCCCATGCGTAGTGAAGCCACTGATGAGCTCCAGCGGCCATGGTCAGAGCTATGTTCACAACGACGATGAGCTGATGGAGGCTTACAAGGAGGCGATGGAAGAAGGCCGTGGCGACGTGAAGGAAGTGATTATCGAGGAATTCATCGACTTCGATTCAGAGTTCACCCTGCTCACCGTAACCCAGAAGAATGGTCCTACCCTCTTCTGCCCACCTATCGGCCACGTACAGAAGGGCGGCGACTACCGTGAGAGCTGGCAGCCATTCCACCTCCCAGAGGAAGCTCTGAAGAAGGCTGAGCACATTGCCGGCGAAGTGACCAAGGCATTGACAGGTGCAGGTCTCTGGGGTGTAGAGTTCTTCCTGAGCAAGCAGGGCGAAGTAATTTTCTCAGAGCTGAGTCCTCGTCCACACGATACGGGTATGGTTACCCTCGGTCACACCACCAATCTGAGCGAGTTTGAACTCCACTTCCGTGCCGTGATGGGCTTGCCTATCGCCGGAATCCACCTGGAGCACATCGGCTGTTCTGCCGTGATCCTTTCTCCAGAGGAAAGCACCGAGCCATTGAACTACAACATGCTCGATGCGCTGAAGGAAGACCACACCCGCATCCGCATCTTCGGCAAGCCAGAGGCTCACGTGGGCAGAAGAATGGGTGTAGTGCTCTGCTACGGCGAGAAGGGCGACGACCTCAATCAGCTTCGCGACAAGGCAAAGCGCCTGGCAAAGACCGTATTGGGCACCGACCCTTATATGAAGAAATAA
- a CDS encoding sugar 3,4-ketoisomerase, translating to MKEIGKIISFQNTHQSEGFHTKVEDFKDVPFDIKRTYWTYDIPAGAARGGHAHKECLEVIIAASGSFTVILDDGTRKEAFHLNRPDEGLLVNTGIWRTLEDFSAGSVCFVLASELYDADDYIYEYEDFLEYTKNGQS from the coding sequence ATGAAAGAAATAGGAAAAATCATCAGTTTCCAGAACACGCATCAATCTGAAGGCTTCCATACCAAGGTGGAGGATTTCAAGGATGTGCCGTTCGACATCAAGCGCACCTACTGGACTTACGATATTCCAGCAGGTGCGGCTCGTGGCGGTCATGCCCACAAGGAATGTCTGGAAGTGATCATCGCTGCCAGCGGTTCGTTTACGGTGATATTGGATGATGGAACCCGGAAAGAAGCGTTCCATCTCAACCGTCCCGACGAAGGACTGCTGGTGAACACGGGCATCTGGCGAACCCTGGAGGATTTCTCTGCCGGTTCGGTATGCTTCGTGCTGGCATCAGAGCTATACGATGCCGATGATTACATCTATGAATACGAGGATTTCCTGGAATATACTAAGAACGGGCAGTCATGA
- the carB gene encoding carbamoyl-phosphate synthase (glutamine-hydrolyzing) large subunit: MKKQLKKVLVLGSGALKIGQAGEFDYSGSQALKALREEGISSVLINPNVATIQTSEGIADKVYFLPVTPFFVTEIIKKERPDGIMLAWGGQTGLNVGTELYLSGVLKEYGVDVLGTSVEAIMNTEDRDLFVKELNKVDLKVPVSHACENMEEAVAAARNIGFPIMIRSAYALGGLGSGVCKTEEEFKEIAESAFTFAPQVLVEESLKGWKEIEFECIRDANDRCFTVASMENFDPLGIHTGESIVVAPTCSLTDEQVKMLQDIAVKCVRHLNIVGECNIQYAFNAETNDYRIIEINARLSRSSALASKATGYPLAFVAAKIALGYTLDQIGEMGTPNSAYVAPSLDYMICKIPRWDLTKFAGVSRKIGSSMKSVGEIMSIGRSFEEMLQKGLRMIGQGMHGFVGNDHTKFDNLDEELSNPTDLRIFAIAQALEEGYTIERIEELTKIDPWFIERMKNIVDYKHKLSEYNTLEEIPAEVLREAKVLGFSDFQIGRFVLKTQNTNMEKEVLAVRAQRKKLNILPAVKRIPTVASEHPDLTNYLYMTYAVEGYDINYYKNEKSVIVLGSGAYRIGSSVEFDWCSVNAINTARKLGYKSIMINYNPETVSTDYDMCDRLYFDELSFERVLDVIDLESPRGVIVSVGGQIPNNLAMKLHRQSVPILGTSPVNIDRAENRGKFSAMLDKLGIDQPKWSALTSMEDVQKFIDEVGYPVLVRPSYVLSGAAMNVCHDDDELRRFLEAASEVSKEYPVVISQFMTETNEIEFDGVAQNGEIVEYGISEHVEYAGVHSGDATMTFPAQQISFATARQIKKISRAIAKELNISGPFNIQYLAKGRDVKVIECNLRASRSFPFVSKVLKRNFIETATRIMLDAPYQKPDKSAFDIDRMGVKASQFSFARLQNADPVLGVDMSSTGEVGCMGDTFEEALLNSLIATGYKIPSKDKGIMLSSGGAKEKASLLDAAQALVKNGYTIYATAGTAKFLNENNVKATAVGWPDEEHKDLPNVMQMIADHKFDLIVNIPKNHTKRELTNGYRIRRGAIDHNIPLITNARLASAFIEAFCTLSQNQLQIKSWQEYE; the protein is encoded by the coding sequence ATGAAGAAACAGCTTAAGAAAGTCCTAGTCCTGGGTTCCGGTGCTTTGAAAATCGGCCAGGCAGGTGAGTTTGACTATTCCGGTTCGCAGGCTCTCAAGGCGCTGCGCGAGGAGGGTATCAGTTCCGTCCTTATCAATCCTAATGTTGCTACAATTCAGACGAGTGAAGGTATTGCTGACAAGGTTTATTTCTTGCCGGTGACACCTTTTTTTGTAACTGAAATTATCAAGAAGGAACGCCCTGACGGCATTATGCTGGCTTGGGGTGGACAGACGGGTTTGAACGTGGGTACAGAGCTTTACCTCAGCGGCGTGCTCAAGGAGTATGGTGTGGATGTATTGGGTACCTCGGTAGAGGCTATCATGAACACTGAAGACCGCGACCTCTTCGTAAAGGAGCTTAACAAGGTTGACCTCAAGGTTCCAGTAAGCCACGCTTGCGAGAACATGGAGGAGGCTGTGGCTGCAGCCCGCAACATCGGCTTCCCTATCATGATCCGTTCTGCCTATGCGCTGGGTGGTCTCGGTTCCGGTGTCTGCAAGACCGAAGAGGAGTTCAAGGAGATTGCTGAATCTGCCTTCACTTTCGCACCTCAGGTACTCGTTGAGGAGAGCCTGAAGGGATGGAAGGAGATTGAGTTCGAGTGCATCCGTGATGCGAACGACCGCTGCTTCACCGTTGCCTCTATGGAAAACTTCGACCCGCTGGGTATCCACACCGGTGAATCTATCGTAGTGGCTCCTACCTGTTCTCTCACCGACGAGCAGGTGAAGATGTTGCAGGACATCGCCGTGAAGTGCGTCCGTCACCTCAACATCGTGGGTGAGTGCAACATCCAGTATGCTTTCAATGCTGAGACCAACGACTACCGTATCATCGAGATCAACGCTCGCTTGAGCCGTTCTTCAGCCCTCGCATCTAAGGCTACAGGTTATCCTTTGGCTTTCGTTGCAGCCAAGATTGCCCTCGGTTATACACTCGACCAGATTGGCGAGATGGGTACTCCTAACTCAGCTTATGTGGCTCCATCACTCGACTATATGATCTGCAAGATTCCTCGTTGGGATCTTACCAAGTTTGCCGGTGTAAGCCGCAAGATTGGTTCTTCCATGAAGTCTGTAGGCGAAATCATGTCTATCGGCCGCTCATTCGAGGAGATGCTCCAGAAGGGTCTCCGTATGATTGGTCAGGGAATGCACGGTTTCGTCGGCAACGACCACACCAAGTTCGACAACCTGGATGAGGAGCTTTCCAACCCTACCGACCTCCGTATCTTCGCCATCGCCCAGGCTTTGGAGGAAGGCTACACCATCGAGCGCATCGAGGAGCTGACCAAGATTGACCCTTGGTTCATCGAGCGCATGAAGAATATCGTAGATTACAAGCACAAGCTTTCTGAATATAATACTTTGGAGGAGATTCCAGCCGAGGTATTGCGCGAGGCTAAGGTATTGGGATTCTCTGACTTCCAGATAGGCCGCTTCGTATTGAAGACTCAGAACACCAATATGGAGAAGGAGGTGCTCGCAGTTCGTGCCCAGCGCAAGAAGCTGAACATTCTGCCTGCCGTGAAGCGCATCCCTACTGTGGCTAGCGAGCATCCTGACCTCACCAACTATCTCTACATGACTTACGCCGTAGAGGGTTACGACATCAACTACTACAAGAACGAGAAGTCTGTCATCGTTCTCGGTTCGGGTGCTTACCGCATCGGTTCTTCTGTAGAGTTCGACTGGTGTTCTGTAAACGCCATCAACACAGCCCGCAAGTTGGGTTACAAGTCAATCATGATCAACTACAACCCGGAGACTGTATCTACCGACTACGATATGTGCGACCGTCTCTACTTCGATGAGCTTTCATTCGAGCGTGTACTCGATGTCATCGACCTGGAGTCACCACGTGGTGTGATTGTTTCTGTAGGTGGTCAGATTCCAAACAATCTGGCTATGAAGCTCCATCGCCAGTCTGTGCCAATTCTGGGTACATCTCCTGTCAACATCGACCGTGCCGAGAACCGTGGTAAGTTCTCTGCCATGCTCGATAAGCTGGGCATCGACCAGCCTAAGTGGAGCGCCCTCACATCAATGGAGGATGTTCAGAAGTTCATCGACGAGGTAGGCTATCCTGTTCTCGTTCGTCCATCCTACGTTCTTTCTGGTGCAGCCATGAACGTTTGCCACGACGATGACGAGTTGCGTCGCTTCCTGGAGGCAGCATCTGAGGTTTCCAAGGAGTACCCAGTGGTTATCTCTCAGTTTATGACAGAGACCAACGAGATTGAGTTCGATGGTGTTGCCCAGAATGGTGAGATTGTAGAGTATGGTATTTCAGAGCACGTAGAGTATGCAGGTGTTCACTCCGGTGACGCTACCATGACCTTCCCTGCTCAGCAGATTTCCTTCGCTACAGCCCGTCAGATCAAGAAGATTTCACGTGCCATTGCCAAGGAGCTCAACATCTCGGGTCCTTTCAATATCCAGTACCTGGCTAAGGGTCGCGATGTGAAGGTGATCGAGTGTAACCTCCGTGCATCCCGTTCATTCCCATTCGTGAGCAAGGTATTGAAGCGCAACTTCATCGAGACGGCTACCCGCATCATGCTCGACGCTCCATACCAGAAGCCAGACAAGTCTGCCTTCGATATCGACCGCATGGGTGTGAAGGCATCACAGTTCTCATTCGCCCGTTTGCAGAACGCCGACCCTGTTTTGGGTGTAGATATGAGTTCTACCGGTGAGGTAGGCTGTATGGGTGATACTTTCGAGGAGGCATTGCTCAACTCATTGATTGCCACCGGCTACAAGATTCCTTCAAAGGACAAGGGCATTATGCTTTCAAGCGGTGGTGCGAAGGAGAAGGCTTCCCTGCTCGATGCTGCACAGGCGCTGGTGAAGAACGGTTACACCATCTACGCTACAGCCGGTACAGCGAAGTTCCTGAACGAGAACAACGTGAAGGCTACAGCCGTAGGATGGCCTGATGAGGAGCACAAGGATCTCCCTAACGTGATGCAGATGATTGCCGACCACAAGTTCGACCTCATCGTCAACATCCCTAAGAATCACACCAAGCGTGAGTTGACCAATGGTTACAGAATCCGTCGTGGCGCTATCGACCACAACATTCCTCTGATCACCAATGCCCGTCTGGCTTCCGCCTTCATCGAGGCATTCTGCACATTGAGCCAGAATCAGCTTCAGATTAAGAGCTGGCAGGAGTACGAGTAA